From Vigna angularis cultivar LongXiaoDou No.4 chromosome 11, ASM1680809v1, whole genome shotgun sequence:
TTCTAGTTCTAATAGTTTAGTTAGGTTTTCTACTTTAGGTAGTTAGCTAATTTAAGGAATTTTGGTCTGTACATGTTCTTTTTGTAAATTCTCAGTTTTAATCCTCAATTGGCTTTGTTTTACACTTGATTCCATGTTCATATCATGATTCCATCCATAATATATCATAGAATCACATTTTGCATAACAGAGCATGCATTCACGCTGATACACTATGGTCTTGCTGCCAAATCTGGTTTAGATAGGATTTTAGTAATTTTGCACAGTCTCACTTCTGCCTTCATAGCATAACATGTTTCAGTGATACAAACTTGTTCCaatcattcattttttataactCACATTGTTAGCTCTCTTAGGCATTTTAGCAAACACCTTGCATATGCATACTGCTTTCTCTAAGGACTTTTTATCAAAGAGTTTTGGTTTTCATACTTTTGCATGGATTTAGTAATTTTTAGTGATTCTTATAGACATATTCCCCCATCATTAGGACAAATTTACACACTAGAATTACTCAATTCTTTGTCATTTTTTTGGATTGACACCTAGGTTATTCCCTATACTTCATCAGGGGAAAAACTAGGATTATTGCTAAATCTCTATGCGACAAGTGGTTTATCAAGAGAAAACTGAAAGTtcaaaagacaaagaaaaaccTTAGACACCCCAGGAATGGTGATGTCTGCAACATCAAAAATTCACCTTTCttgaaaatttaatacaaattcAGGTGCATGCTGCAAGGAAACTACACCTTTTGCGGAGACCCAATTTGAGTTTGATCAATTTGCAAACAAGCTATGCAGAGAACATTCaacttcatttattttatttaaattttttatttaatgtcgAGCGTCAAAATGCTActgcttttattttaatatattaatatattaatacattaaagattactttttaattttactgaCAAATTTTGGCTGGTAGCGTCCACCACTTCAGTTTTGAAGCTGGGTCAACGTCCCCCAAAGTCTCTCTTTGTAACAATTCATAGATAACCAGGTGTGGGTCACAACCCAGATAATACTTTGGGAAAATACCTTACAATCAGCTTTATGGACAAGAAGTTGCAGAGTAAGCATTCAATTGAAATGAGTAAAAATAATACCTGTAACTGGTGGCCAAAATGATCTTGGAACAATTTCCGTGCATTTTCTATTTTACCCATATGCAGTGGAAGATAAGGAGAAGCCCACACTGTGACATAAACAGAATCCACGGACGTGTCTTCTATATCCAATCTCATCAGACCCGCTATGTGAACAGAATGGCCAGCCTACCACAATGATAAATTGgcaagaaaatgaaatatatcaGGATTTAACAGTACACAAAAGATAATAAACAGATCACTTAACACGCTATAATGCAAGTTAGCATACTTATACTAACAACAACAAATACATCCCCATAAACTACAATGCACTGACCTTAATTCTGTATGTCCTTGGTTTCAATTCCTTTCCTATATGAACAAGCTTTTGCTCATCCCTCGTCAACCTCGTTGTAATCTGGTATGGATGAAGAAGGCCAGGTGTATCAAACAGTTTTGCTTTACTTGGAAGAACACCCTCCACTCTAACAATGCCTAGTGTAGTCCCTGGCACAGGTGCTTCGGTCAGATGTGTAATCTTCCCTCCAACATACTTCCCTATAGCGTTTATCAAAGTACTCTTCCCTGCATTTTGTGACCCAACAGCCCACACATTACCCCTAGGTCCAGCCAGATCAACAACATTATCCACAAGATTCTTCAGTCCCCAATCCTTCAGTGCACTAACCATGTGCAAACTAGTGATCTTATTAATCCCACCATCTCTTGCTCTCTGCCTAATCCAATGCTCCAACCTTGTTGGTGACAATGAGCTAGGCAACAAGTCTATCTTTGTCACCACAAGCACAACTCTAGGCACATTTCCTGACTTACCCTGCTTCCATTCAGCAGAATAGTCCTCAATTGTCTTAGAAACCAACTTCGCAACCTTCCTTGGAAACGACCCCTCAAAATCCACTACATCCACAACCATCAGCACCACAGACCGGGTCCCACTTGTTGATGCCAACTTTCTACCCATAGTGTGATCAAAGTCAAAATCAGGTAGCAAGTTTTCCACAGTAGGATCCTTCACTTTCCCATAGTGTCTTAACGAATGACAGCGTGCACATACCACAGGCTTCTCTGGTTTCTTAATCAAGCCTAGATCATCAACATTAAGCTTTTCTGGTTCAATAACAAACCCCCTTTTAACAGAGTTGGAGAACTCAGGCTCTTGTGCAATGGGTTCCAGATTGTTATAAAGTCTATAACTTGCTTTCTCGGATGGTTTGATAAAATAACCGGGATGTTTTGGGTTTGAATCTTGCATATGAATCCCACAGCCAAGGCAAACACGAAGAGATTGGGAATTGACTTCATCATAATTACCATCACGACAGAGGGAAAAATTCTGTTTTGTAGCTAAATTTGAATGTTGTGAAGAGCAAAACCTAAACAGATTAGCCCACGGCTGAGGTGAAAATTTTGTGGAGTTTTGAATATGGGGTTTTGAGTATGCTATTAAGGTTGGAAAGACATTTGAGTGGAAATGGTTTCTGCATTCACAAAGGAATGACATATAAAAGAGTGGTTTAAGTTTTGAAGGGGAGAGTTTTTGCGCTATTACAATCATTTCTAAATGTTATTTCTCCAAATAATCTCGCATGCGAATTCAAATGTCTCATCCACCCTTTATAATACTTCAGTATTCAGCTGCAATCTTAGAACCAGTCAAACATATTAGCCCTGTAATACTAACAACCAAGCTAATGCTAAAAAATTTCAATAGATTGAGGTGTATTGGAATCAGACACCCCCTATAGTTAAACGTTAAACCACTAGTTTCCAGTTAGCAATGAGTTcagtaaagaaaataatagagtGGGAATGAGAAGAAAtgcatttaatttaataaaacagaTAGCATGCAAGGACGTTTAGATGCAAGAAGCTTCTCCCTAAATGATTTCATTTCCTTCAAGATATCACTTGCCTGTACATAAATAATATCCAATAAATATAAGAATTCTGgatcaatttaaacaaaaattcaaaatccccctaatgaaatatatatgactGATTATCAATCCAAGGAGATGGCTAACATTtgaataatttgtatttatagatccagcctaaaaattaaagatgcaatgatagaaaaaaaaattaaatcatgcATGAAACCAAGTCTCGCAGAATTGATAGGTCGTGAAAACAGATTTAAGACCAATTCTGCCTTCCTTGAATGCTAGTGCAGAACATGTTAGTGCAATGCTTGAAACAAATCTAAAATGATAACTTTGGATGGAATATGCAAGCTAATTAATCTAAATGTATGTAGAATCAAAGTCACAGTTCGAAACAATGTTAGACAGATTGGCAGCACCTGATCCAAGTGCTGAAACAGGATTTTAAAAGCTGATGCTGTCTGCTATACTAGTGCACTTCTGCCacacaaatttaaaactaatctGAATGGAGATGATGTGCAGATGCAATGATACAAACCTACAATATTAAGATAATACTGGAGATGTATGAATGCAGATGCAGCTTTTTTAAACTGTTTGATTGAATGCCTCTATGAAcctaaaatactatttatacaGATGCAATGTTGTGAACAAGTCCGAATGATGAGAAGATATGAAAAGTGCAAATTGATCAGGAACAATGTATGCAAAACTCAAAATCACACTTTGAAACCAATGTTAAAACCATAAGCGTGGTAACACTTAGGTATAAAATGTGAATGCAGTGTTTAGCAGTAAGATGACTTAAATGGTACACCAATGATGCAACCAACTCAATGCAACGTGAACTGATCCTAAAAAACAGCTAATTGAACTAAAAGATTAGTGAAACGAAAAATCCCCTATTGGGTAAAATGCTAAAACAGAACCAATGAACTGGATTGCTAAATTATATTATGCAGAAACTAGAATTTCCAATGAATGCTTAAATGCCAAATGTAAAGATTTAACAACTGGGCAATGAAGGGTAAGATGCAACGAATGTAAATGAAGCTCTAACAGATCACTAACAGAAAGGTATGGTGCAGGAAACGTAAATAGTGCAATAAAGATTCAAGCTATCACTTCACAACTTCTAAAGGAAAATTTTTTGACATCAAGAGTCCAAAGTTACTATTTACCGCGACCAAAATATAGTCAATGTCAAAAAGCTTATAATAGATGACTAATTTGATGTCCTAAACTTCCAATGACCAAATTGACATTTCGAAAATGATTCCACAAATAACAATATAGTGCTCTACATTATACAATAGTATTAATCATTAAACAACTTTTGAGATGGCATGCCACTTCAAAAAATCCAATTACTATTCAGTATGAAATTTCTTTAATAACAGACATCTCCTGTGTTAAACAGCGTGGAATAAAATACCATACCTGTGATAAGGAAAGATCTTGCCGGACATGATGTACAATCTCTGCCAAAACACTATAAGCCAAGGGCCTCAATGCCTCAAAGCATGCCCTTCCAGTCCCAACTAGAATCCTAAAAGTTTGAATTATCTACAACATTAGAGAACACAGATACCAAAACGCAGCAACCTATTATTCATTCAAGCATTACGAAGCTGAAACCAAGCCAGCAAAGAAAAAAACTGTATCAAAATGAAACAACACACCCCAATAAATCTACAACAAGCTTGCACAACACAATTCAACCACCGCATTAAAGTATTCTCTCAATTCGAACCCCATATCCCCAATTCTGCAAAAATCCACAATTTGAAGCCCGAAATCCTCAATTTTATTCTCAGTTTGTAATCATCAGTGAAACCCTAAGATCAAACtataaacataaattcaaacaaattaaCCTAACAAAAAAATCCTAACTTCCATATAGATGAAAGAATATAGTATACTAAACATTGTTCAACACACAAGAACGTTGAGATTCAAAGACGCACCGAAGGAAAGCCTGAGAACCGAGACTTAGTGTGAGAGATGACAAGGGAGACGACGAAGGCAGTGGTTCAGAACAGTGGTGGAATGAAGCGACGTTCGAACGAAGCAGCACACTATGAGTGGAAAAAGTGACAACAACGAGGGAAGttgtttttatgaaaaaaaaaaaaagtatatatatcatattttgtTAGACTATGTTCAcggattaatttatttttgacttaatatcacttttaatctttatatttgtgaattttgtttaatataattgtttttagtatttaataattcttaattttataatttatatttaaacttttcttttttctcacgACGTCTAAATCGTTAACGACTATGTTAGCAATTAATCGTTAACGACTATGTTAGCAATTAGTGAATTATTTGACAGTGACTTACGTGGTCACTTAAACGATGTGGATTTGTgatatttgaaaattgttttttgaaatttaatcaaACGTTGAGGATCTTTATGAGGTTTGGCTTGGAAAACaaggtttttgtttttgaagtgtgaatgttttcttttcatcatttGGTGGGAGCTTTCCCTAATTAAGCAATCTTTTTTCCAATCTTCGTAGTTGATGAGGTATGTTTGTTTCCTAATCTTCTTTGTCTTGTGGCAATACTTTGGGGTGCCGAACTTGTCATTCCTCACATGGTGGTGGTTCAAACGGAGTAGGGATAATCCATATTTGCAATTGTGGAGAGATGACAGCAGTAAAAATGACAAGAACTTCAAAGAATTGTGGAAGACAATTTTGGGGTTGTCGTAACTACAAGGTTATCCGAATAAaagcatttttaattaattaaaatggaGTTATGTGTTGGTAATTAACATTGTGTTTGAAGTTTTTTTTGCTAAATAATAGAGTCGATCTTCTAATGTGATGTGTTGTAATTATTTAAAGTGGTGCTCTGAAGAAAATGTTGTTGAAAGGGATGTTATCATTGCCAGACAAAGGAGGAAAATTTATGATATGGAGAATTCAGTAAAAGCTTTGAAGATTTATGTGTGTAGTTAGCGTATTGAACATACTTATCTTGTGTGTGAGTTTAGGTTGATTTGTTGTGTGTGTTTATGTTGATGTCTTGCCTATGACTTTAGGTTCATGTGTTTAGGTGGCCACAATGTGGTTTGGTTTAGTGTTTTAGGACAAGAAATTTAAATGAAGTTGAGGTTTTGTAATGTTAACGTTGGGCCATTGTCTTTTGTAACGTCTACAAATGAATGAAGGAATTAAATTtgtatgggttaaatatgtttttagtccctcaactatcaagcgattttgtttttcgtccctatttcaaactttgtacgatttgatccctctccttaaacaaatcataatttttggtcctccaaaacaaacggcgttaaaaattAGCTGAGGTGGCTAACGTCTAGCCACGTGTCGTTTGCCACGTTGGTATTTTTTTGTTTCCTAGGAGGTCGTCTGTTGTTTCTTCTGGGTCTCCACTGTCGTTCTCTTATCCACAATCGACGAGGATGACACCTTAAACGCTACAAGGGGCTCCTTCACGGGCGAAGAAAGAGCTGTCAGAGAAGAAGTGGAGGAGAGATCTATGAAAGGAGTTAGGGTTTCGCACTGACGTCGTATTGCTAAGTGAGGCTTATGGGGCAGAAGGTGAACTCGGCATTGTTTTATCTGAGAAATTCATCAAACATGATGCTTATTGTATGTTTGATGCTTTGATGAATGAGGCTCGTGGTTCAATTTCAATGATCGATTTCTTCTCCTATTCCCCTTTGCTTGggtcccatactggcttgcctTCTTGCCTTCTGTAATTGAAGCTTCTACTGCATTGTATCATTTGTTGTCTCATGTGGATTCATCTCTGCATGCCCATCTTGTTGATCTCGGGGTTGAACCCCAATACTTTGCTCTCTGCTGGTTGCGAGTTTTCTTTGGGCGAGAATTTTCACTCAACAACCTTCTAAAACTCTGGTTTTAGGATCTTCAATTCGTCTCGTGGAGCATTTATCTCTGCTATGGCAGTAGCAATGATGCTTCATTTAAGATCTTCACTTTTTGCTGCAGAAAATCCTACAACTTGTCTTCAGAGATTATTAAACAAGAAATTGGTTGATGAGGTTCCCTGCATTGGATAGATCTCCAAGTGGTTTTCTTCCCCAGCTCTACCTTTCCTCTGTCCGGGTAAATCTTCCTTCTCAAAAATAGATTTTGCTCCTGCGCCAGAAAGAGCAATACATcgtgaaagaagagaaaaggtgagaGATTCACTgagtgtcagaaaaaaaaaatacttggtatacaccgttagccacctcagctAATTTTTGACGCCGTttgttttggaggaccaaaaattatgatttgtttaaggagagggatcaaatcgtacaaagtttgaaatagggacgaaaaacaaaatcacttgatagttgagggactaaaaacatatttaacccaatttgtatttgtttgaaattttcaaattagTCCCTGTTTCAGTTAAATTTGTGTGAATGTGGCCCATATCATGATGACTGATGTGTGAATAAAATGTAATTGCATTCATATCTTAGTTTAGGCCATTTACATACATCATTGcattaattaaatgatttcATGATGCATGATCTTTGTTTCGGATCGTACATTTgggttttatgtttttcttgtaGATAGGTGTTTCTAAATGTTAAAATCACAACTTTAGAAGAATTGATGTCCAAGATGCAGAGTTGAATTCCACAACTTAGCTGTGAACGCTTCTACCATTTGTGGATTTTGCTCTAAAATGCAATGTCGAAACGAGAGTTCCACAACTAAGTTGTGAATGTTTTCAAAACCTGTGGATTTGTCTCAACTTGAGTAATGGCTTTTTCCACAACTTGTGGATTTACTTTACGAGTGCAAAATTGAAAGTACGAAAGTGCACAAGCAGATTGTGGATTTTTCCATGAGCAATGGAACTTTTCAGAGCAGTTACTAACTTCTCATATTACGTggatttaaagagattaaataaaaaatagaaattgagGATAGATACTTATAAGGAGTAAcgattggtacacttgccaagcATTCATCAATGACTTTCTCCTTGGCACGTTTTATTAGATAGTTCATAAAAACATGAGCAAAACAGTGAGTCAATTGGCCAAAGTTAGTGACTTGAATAACTAGAAATAAAGGACTAAACTAGTAAAAACAGTACTGGATGGAAATTGAATTTGACTAGTTCTACAAGTTCAAAACAATACccaaatgagaaaaataaaaccaatttacTCAATTTTGTTCCAAAAGTCCACTTGACCATGTGAGTTGAACTCAAAACACTAAATGCAAAAGCCTAATTGGTACTAGAAATACAACtttagaatttcaaatttatgcAATGACCAAAACTCTTTTAAAACTGAAATGATGCAATGGACATATTCTAATAATATCATGGTCTCATGTTAAGCTATTTGATATAGTCTCTTTTGTATATTTTCTCTCCAAATATGATTTTGAAATAGCTAGTGTTGCTAGCGGAGCCACTATAGTAGCTTTAACTCAACATTTTACTCTTTAAGATAATGTTGTTGATATATCTGCTAAGGTATAAGTAGATAATTTACCATTTCCAATAGTAAAAGGAGGTTTTAGATAGATGTTATTAGCTTGCAAATATGTAATCCATTTATTCTCAATTAATTGAAACATTTCTACTCATTTTAAAGTATCTCATTCTATTTGTGATGTTAAAAGCTTATAATGTCAGTCTGAAGGTATATGGCAGTCTTTTTCCATGCATACATTTTTAggaaaatgacatttttctttGCCCAAATAAGAACCATTCACATTGCTTTTGATCTTGGTCTCATAAAAAAGCACTACCCCTTTTTATTTATCCAAAGAAATGCTGACCAAAATAAGCAATTCTCAACATAGTCTCATCCAGTAATcagaaataacaaaaataccTTCATCCAACTTCACGAAAAATCATAACAGACACATAAATTCTCTTTCAAATAACCTTAAATTGGTGATTTCATAGGTGAATTTTCACATTAACATGGTTGCATTAATTTGAACCATTCCAAGAAAGTTTAATCTTCAAATATGATTTGTTTATATTAACATTTCATAAAGAATCACTACGATTCAAAAATTCACTCTACTACATCCATTTATGTAGTAAAATTCACTCAACCTCACCACCAATTTTTATACAGAATCAAAAGactagaaaacaaataaaatgacTCTAGAGTATTAAAACAAACTAAACTCGTATGGACAGTACAACTAAGTATGATAGGAACTCATATTGGACTCTCAAAGCTTAATCAGTCTCGATGAAACTAAGCAAATAACAAGCATAATGCACACAATAGAATAAAGAGAAGCTTCACcaatcaaaacaacaaaatgacatgaacataatttaaattgaacaaaatcttCAACAAAACAAATGCTAAGGCTAATAAAAGTTTATCATCAAGTTCCTTATCATTTccaaaaaaacaatgtttaccaAACAAGTGCTAGTTTgtacaataaaaaaagtacaCCAAATCTCATTACAATAATATTCCAAATAATATGAAGGACATGGTCTCTTAATTTGTTACTTGTCCCTTCTCATTGGCTCACTTGATTGTTCTCTGGATTCATGTGTTGTCTATGGTGGTGCTTTAGATGGTTGTGTGATTTTCAGAGTTGCTTATGTAGGTGCATATGATGGTTGTAGGGAGTGTGGATTTGGTTCTCATTGCTCCAACATTCTTTTTCATAGGTCTGTCAagtaattttctcttaaatggTGGGAGAACCTTTGGGAAGGATGTTCTTTCCCATAAAATTTGACCATTGATTGGAAATATGATGGAGGCATATGTTTCTTCATATGTGGATCGTCTAAACCAAGTGGGTACATATTGTTATGTTTCTAAATTTAAGAACTTCATGGTTGCAATTGCATGGCAGTAAGGGATTCCACTAATGAGCCATTTCCTGCAACTACATTTTTCACTGTCCAGGTTGATTGCAAACTTGTTCCCAATGACTGAAACATGCTTAACTTCGAACATTTTTTCTGCAAACCAACTTTTGCAAgtaacagaagaaaaaaagttaaaaatgaacaTAGCAAAAACAACATTTGTTAATAAATAGTACGAAAGTAAACGCTTACTTAGCAATccaatattttgataaattcgATTCCCTTATAAGTCTCTTTTTAATCTTAGAGCAGATAAGAAATTTCACAGTTGACACCTTCATTTTGTTGGTTGCCCCTCTTTTCATCAGGTAAAGTCTAATCTCTTCTAGCATAGTTATAATGGATTTTCCTCTAGCATCAACAATAACACTATTGAAAGTTTCACTCATGTTATTGTCAAGGATCACATATTACTCGACCTGTAAATCTAGATCTAGACTAATACCTATACAAAGATTAAAAAAGTGTTTATATCCATTGTACATTTCATTAATGTGTTGTTAAGGAACAAAGAATACCTTGGGAGAATAGGTAGGTATTTGTAAGCCTTTATGgtcactttttttatatttaacatttctCTCTCCCAAGCTTGGGGTATGTGCTTGTAGCATCCTTCCACATAAGATTCTTCAAGGTCTGGCCATAATACTTTTTCCTGAAGTTTGCATACAAGTGTTGCATGCAAAATCTTTGCTCTGCCCTAGGTAAAAGTTTTGAGATAGCTAGCACCAAACCCTGAGTATAACAATTTCGTAATCAGACACAATACCTATTAAAACCTAACATAAACATATAAGGAATACATTTACATTTTCTTGGTCAGACATAAAAGTGCATGATTAACATACTTTATTACCCCCAAGGTCTTCTATCAATAACTCTAAAAACCACGTCCAAGTTTCTCTATTCTCTACTTCGACAATTGCATATGCTAGAGGTAATATCTAGTCATTACGATATCTACCAATAGTAGTTAACAACTCCCACTTATACTTTCCTTTCAAAAAGCATTCATCCAAACTGATAATGGGCCTACAAGAAATAAAGTTATCCTTGCAAGCTTTCAAACAGACATAAAACCTCTGAAAATATTGTGTCACCATTGTCACTGTCCACTTTAACTTTCATTGTTGATCTAGGGTTACACCTTAACAATTCATATGTGTAGTCGTAAATTCTTGTGAATTGATCTTTAAATGAACCTTCAACTTGGCCTGATGTCATTATTTTTGTCCTACAAGCTTTAGAAATTGTCACATTAGTATTCCATTACCTCAAAGCTTTTAACcatatttcatttatcttcaaatttggATTATCATGTAATGAACTATCTAATGTCTCACTCAACCACTTAGCATTCATCATTTTAATGTTGAATTGCCTACTACAAGTATGGATATCCACTATTTTCCTCAATTGCCATGTTTTACAAGAAGGCAAATACGCACAAAAAGTTATCCATGGACACCTTTATTGGACACTCATGCATTTGACTCTTACTCTGTTTTTGTCATTCTTAACAAACTTCAAATTCCTCCCCACATGCATTGCATAACATATAACAGCCTCCTTAAACTCATTCTTATCCATAAAGATTGTTCTCACTTCCCATTTGTACTCTGACATAGATTTTTGCTGAACAAATGTCTGAAATGGACCACAACTTTGTCTTTCGTCACCTGCATCCTCACTTCCATTATCTCCTGGACTTGCCAAAAACTCATACTCTCATTTATCATCAGACAACCCCATGTTATTTGGTTTTCTTTTGGTATGTGCACTACGAACTATTTCTACATCATTGTCTTGTTCATGGTTGTCTTCTTCATTTAAATTAACTTCTATTGACACATACCCTTCTATAGTATTATCTACATCAATATCAATATGTACATCAACATCCACTAGTCCTTCATCCACTCGTCCTTCACCCAGTACTCCTTCACCCACTCCATCTACACCCACTCCATCTACATCCTCCacttcatcatcatcctcacTTGAAGTAAAATCTTCAATTTGTACTTCTTCCTCCACTACACATGTTGTTCATCCATACCCTGCACCTTCACTTCCTCCTCCACCTACACCTCCACTTCCTTTTACCCTTCACCTTCACTTCATCCTCATCCTCACCTACATAGCTACCATCTCCActctttaaatttcaatgaCAGAgctaaagaaatttatttaattcattttcaacCACACCTGGCTCACCCACACTGTGGACCACAAAAAAGTCAACTTGCCCA
This genomic window contains:
- the LOC108334273 gene encoding GTP-binding protein BRASSINAZOLE INSENSITIVE PALE GREEN 2, chloroplastic isoform X1, which gives rise to MIVIAQKLSPSKLKPLFYMSFLCECRNHFHSNVFPTLIAYSKPHIQNSTKFSPQPWANLFRFCSSQHSNLATKQNFSLCRDGNYDEVNSQSLRVCLGCGIHMQDSNPKHPGYFIKPSEKASYRLYNNLEPIAQEPEFSNSVKRGFVIEPEKLNVDDLGLIKKPEKPVVCARCHSLRHYGKVKDPTVENLLPDFDFDHTMGRKLASTSGTRSVVLMVVDVVDFEGSFPRKVAKLVSKTIEDYSAEWKQGKSGNVPRVVLVVTKIDLLPSSLSPTRLEHWIRQRARDGGINKITSLHMVSALKDWGLKNLVDNVVDLAGPRGNVWAVGSQNAGKSTLINAIGKYVGGKITHLTEAPVPGTTLGIVRVEGVLPSKAKLFDTPGLLHPYQITTRLTRDEQKLVHIGKELKPRTYRIKAGHSVHIAGLMRLDIEDTSVDSVYVTVWASPYLPLHMGKIENARKLFQDHFGHQLQPPIGEKRVQELGSWVRTEFHVSGNSWESSSVDIAASGLGWFAIGLKGDAVLGVWTYEGVDVVLRNSLIPYRSHTFEVAGFTVSKIVSQSDQTLNKSKERNDKKPKGINNSKVSNQFIESPLLTFDGVMQ
- the LOC108334273 gene encoding GTP-binding protein BRASSINAZOLE INSENSITIVE PALE GREEN 2, chloroplastic isoform X2, with protein sequence MSGKIFPYHRNHFHSNVFPTLIAYSKPHIQNSTKFSPQPWANLFRFCSSQHSNLATKQNFSLCRDGNYDEVNSQSLRVCLGCGIHMQDSNPKHPGYFIKPSEKASYRLYNNLEPIAQEPEFSNSVKRGFVIEPEKLNVDDLGLIKKPEKPVVCARCHSLRHYGKVKDPTVENLLPDFDFDHTMGRKLASTSGTRSVVLMVVDVVDFEGSFPRKVAKLVSKTIEDYSAEWKQGKSGNVPRVVLVVTKIDLLPSSLSPTRLEHWIRQRARDGGINKITSLHMVSALKDWGLKNLVDNVVDLAGPRGNVWAVGSQNAGKSTLINAIGKYVGGKITHLTEAPVPGTTLGIVRVEGVLPSKAKLFDTPGLLHPYQITTRLTRDEQKLVHIGKELKPRTYRIKAGHSVHIAGLMRLDIEDTSVDSVYVTVWASPYLPLHMGKIENARKLFQDHFGHQLQPPIGEKRVQELGSWVRTEFHVSGNSWESSSVDIAASGLGWFAIGLKGDAVLGVWTYEGVDVVLRNSLIPYRSHTFEVAGFTVSKIVSQSDQTLNKSKERNDKKPKGINNSKVSNQFIESPLLTFDGVMQ